TAAAAGTTTACCAAAATAAAGGTGACACTTTAATGGCATATTTAAAAGATTACTGTTTAGAAAATGGATTTTTATTAAGAAACAGTGTTAAGGGATTTACCTTAAGACCCTTAGTAGATGGAAAGCCTATAGATGATGATGAATATGAAAAGCTGGAGACTGAAGTAAAGAGAGAAATAGAGAGAAAGGCTGTAGAGGTTGAGTTAGAGGCGATTGAATGTGTAAAGAAGATCAAAGTATTAGAGAATGAAGCTAAAGACAAAATAATGGAATTAGATAATAAAATAGTTAAAGGTATAGTCTCTCCTCTTATTAGCCATATGAAAGATAAATATAGTGAATATAATAGGATAGGAAAATATCTTGGATTAGTACAGATGGATATTTTAAAAAATATCTATGAGCTTGATGGTGGGGAACAAGATGAAGAAATAGCTGCTCAGATTAGTATATTAAAAAAATACGAAGTAAATGTATTTGTAGATAATAGTAAAGAAATAGGAGCACCAGTAGTATTAGTAGATAATCCTAATTATAGTAATTTAGTAGGTAAAATTGAATATGAAAATGAACAGGGCACCTTAAAAACGGACTTTACTATGATAACACCTGGAGCTATTCATAAAGCTAATGGAGGTTATTTAATACTACAGGCAAATGATCTTCTTAGCAATGTTCAATCTTGGAATACTATAAAAAGAGTTTTAAAGACTAAAAAGCTTACTCTTGAAAGTTTAAAAAATCAACTAGGTCTTTTCGATATAGTGTCTTTAAAACCAGAAGATATACAAATGGATTTGAAAATAATAATAATAGGTAGTCCTCATATATATTATTTACTCTATAATTATGATGATGAATTTGAAAAGTATTTTAAGATAAAGGTAGACTTTGATTTGAATATGGATGCTAATTTAGGAAATCAAATGAGAATGGCAAAATTCGTATATGATTATTGTAATAAAACGAGCCTTAAAGAAATTAATCACAGGGGCGTGGCAAAGATACTAGAATATAGTCATAAAATCACTGGGAACCAAAGAAAGTTGACTACAGAGTTTGATAAACTTATAGAATTAATAATTGAAGCTAATACTTGGGCAGAATACGAAGGTGACGAATATATTAGTTCTAAACACGTAAAAAGGGCATTTGAAGAAAAATCTTATAGAAATGGAAAAATAGAGGAAAGAGCTAGTGAAATGTATACTCTAGGAAGAATATTAATAGATACGAAGGGTAAAAAGATAGGTAAAATAAATGGGTTATCAGTTATTGATCTAGGAGACCATTCCTTTGGAAAGCCATCGGTAATAACAGTAACTACTTATTCTGGCAGCTACGGAGTTATAAACATAGAGCGAGAAGCGGATATGAGTGGAAACATACACAATAAAGGAATTATGATTCTAGAAGGATATTTAAATGAAAAATTTGGAAAATATGACCCGTTAGAGGTCACTGCAAAAGTATGCTTTGAACAAAATTATGGAGGTATAGATGGAGATAGTGCATCGAGTACTGAATTATATGCCATATTGTCTAGCTTAGGCAGAATTCCATTAAAACAACATATTGCTGTGACAGGTTCTATAAACCAAAAGGGGGAGATACAACCTGTTGGAGGAGTAACGCAGAAGATTGAAGGGTTCTTTAGTTTGTGTAAGGAACATGGCTTAACAGGGGAACATGGAGTTATAATTCCAGAACAAAATATAATAGATCTCGTATTAGATGATGAAGTGATAAAAGCAACAAAAAATGGGTTATTTCATATATATCCAATAAAAACCATAGAAGAAGGTATGGAAATATTATCAGATATGAGCTTTCAACAAGTTGTTAAAGAAGTGAAAAGTAATCTGACAAATTATAAGAGAAAGAAAAAAAATAATAATAGAGTTGGAAACAGATAAGATTATATGGGACGGTTATTTAAGATAACCGTCCCTAAAATTATAGGTTTTTCTTTACTACAAGCACATTAGAACGCTATATTTATATGGTTTTAACATAATTATATGAAATAATGTTTATATTATTTAAGTAGAGGGAATTTTACATTATATGAAAAGTAAAAAATAGATTATATACTAGGGGGTTAAAAAAATAATGAACAATGTACATGAATTAACTTTCTTAAAAGAAAAGATTGAAGGGCTAAAGGCAGATGGAGTTTACAGAAAGTTACCCATATTAGAAGGTGCCAATGAATCAGAAGTAATATTAAATGGAAAAAAGGTTATAAACCTATCTTCTAATAATTACTTAGGCTTTGCAAATCACCCAAGATTAAAAAGAGCTGCCATAGAAGCTGTAGAGAAATATGGAGTAGGAGCAGGAGCAGTAAGAACTATAGTTGGGAATATGGATATCCATGAAAAAATGGAGACATTACTTGCTAAGTTTAAAAGAGAAGAAGCCGTAATGTCATTCCAATCAGGTTTTAATTGTAATGCAGGAACTATCCAAGCTATAGCCGAAAAGGGAGATTTAATCATTTCAGATGAATTGAATCATGCAAGTATTATAGACGGTGCTAGACTAAGTCGTGCTGATAAGACCATATATAAGCACAATGATATGGATAGTTTAGAGGAAGTACTTAAATTAAAAAGAGACAAGTATAGAAACTTACTTATTATTACAGATGGTGTATTTAGTATGGATGGAGATATAGCAAATCTTCCAGATATAGCTAACTTAGCAGAAAAATATAGTGCCATGACCTATGTGGATGATGCCCATGGTTCTGGAGTATTAGGTGAAAGTGGTAGAGGTACAGTAGATCACTTTAACCTACATGGAAGAATTGATTTTAGTATAGGAACTCTATCTAAAGCAATAGGAGTAATCGGTGGATATGTGGCAGGTAGCAAAACTATGCAAGATTGGTTAAGTCATAGGGGAAGACCACTATTATTTAGTACATCCCTACCTCCAGCGGCAGTAGGGTCTATAATTGAAGCTGTAAAAATCCTTATGGAAACTACAGAATATACGGATCGGTTATGGGATAATGCTAAATACTTTAAAGAAAAATTAGGGAAGTTAGGTTTTGATACGGGTAATAGTCAAACTCCCATAACTCCAGTTATAATTGGGGATGAAGCTAAGACTATGGAGTTTTCTAAAAAGCTATTTGAAAAGGGAGTATTCGTATCTGGTATAGTATTCCCAACAGTACCAAAGGGAACTGGAAGAGTTAGATGTATGGTAACAGCAGCCCATACTAAAGAACAATTGGATAGGGCAGTAGATGCTTTTGAAAAAGTAGGAAAAGAAATGAATATATTAAAATAAGAAGTAAATGAGTAGGGTAACCTACTCATTTCAGATTGTAGAGACAGTCTACAATCTGATAGACTTTTGACAAATTTCAAGTTCGAGGCGTGCTGAAAGCGAGAGACCGCAGCGTATATACACATACGTAAGGGTTCTTGGTTGAAGTAACAACGAAGAAATTGGGGTTTGTCAATAGTCTAAAAGGAGTAGGGAAAATTCCCTACTCCTTTATCATTCCATATAATAACATGTTAAAAAGATATTCTAAATCATTGTCTTCTATATGTCCTTTAGGTTTAATATATTTATTACCCATATGAAATCTAATGGCCCCAATGAAGGTATTAGTAGCTACACGTGGGCAAATATCTTTGAAGATATTTTCTTTCAAACCATCTTCGAATATTTTAAGGACTAATTCTATATCCTTATTTTCATATTCCGTTAATGTATCAAACATGGACATACCATTAGAACGCATATCCTTCATAAGAGCAAAAACTACAGAACCATACTTGCTTGTAAGTTCATCTGAAACATAAAGGTATTTTTTTAATTTGTCTAAGGGTGTTTTTTCATCATCTATAGCTTTCTTAATATAAGTTTGATAGAGTTCAAATACATATTTAATAGACTCCATATAAAGTTGCTCTTTATTTCTAAAGTATTGGTATATGGTGCCTTTTCCTACTTTTGCATGATTTGAAATATCTATTACCTTGGTTTTGTGAAATCCATCCCGTGAAAAAAGCTCTATGGCTGAATTCATTATTGCATCTCTTTTTAAGTTTAATTTCTTCATATAACCCTCCCTTAATTTGAAACTGTTTTTCTTCTAAAGAGGATTCTCTTTATCTTTATATATAAGTCGTCAAATAGAGTATATACAACTGGGATAAATACAAGTGTCAACAGGGTTGATAAAGTTAAACCGCAAACTACCACTGTAGCCATAGGAGCTTGAGTTTGAGCACCTTCTCCTATTCCTAAAGCTAGGGGAACTAATCCTAGTACTGTAGTTAGGGTAGTCATAAGTATAGGTCTAAACCTTGTGTTACCAGCTTGTATTATGGCATCTTTTCTATTCATATCCCTATCACGTAATTGATTAATATAGTCTACTAAAACTATGGCATTGTTAACTACTATACCAGCTAACATTATGATTCCTATAAAGGCTGGTACTGATAGGGGTCTATTTGTAACAAAGAGACCGATAAAACTACCGGATAAAGCAAATGGAACTGATAGCATAACGGTGAATGGATGTAGCAATGATTCGAACTGAGATGCTAAAATCATGTATATTAACACTATAGATAAAAGTAAAGCTAAAAATAAACTTTTAAAAGCTTCTGCTCTATCTTGTTCTTCACCAGTGAATTCATATCTATAGCCAGATGGGAAGTTATAACTATTTAATTTTTCCTGAATGTCTTTAGTTACAGACTTTAGGTCACGACCCTTTAGCTGAGAAGATACGGTTACAGTTCTAATTTGATTAACTCTCTTTATTTGAGTAGGAGCATTAGAATACTCTAAGTGGGCTATTTGCCCAATAGGTACATTTTCTCCATTTGGTGATGCTATAAGTATTTGTTTCATATTTTCAATGGATGATTTAAATGTATCATTGATGTATAAGTTAATGTCTATTTCTTCACCATTTGATTTAAAGGTAGTAGCCTTTAGACCATCTATGGAACCCTTTAGGGTGTTAGCTAATTGAGATGCGGTGATACCATAAAATGATGCCCTTTTTCTATCAATTACTAATCTAACTTCAGGTTCACCATCTTCTGTATCTAATTTAACATCGGATGTTCCAGGAACGGTTTTAACTATATGTTCTACCTCATCACCAATAGTTCTTAAGACATTTAGATCATCACCCTTGATTTTTAATTCTATAGGATATGAAGCAGGTCCACCACCATTCATGGAAGATGATTCTGTTACGGTGATTTTAGCTCCTGCAATGTTTGATAATTTCTTTCTAATGTCATATACTACGTCTTTAGTTTCTCTTTCTCTATCCTTGGAATCCACCAGTTTTACAGATATGGTAGATTTATTAGAAGAACTAAAGGCCATGTTGGCACTACCTGCAACGGTAGATGTGATAATATCTTTTTCTGGAATGTCATCTACTATGTCCTCAACATGTGTAACTATGCTATCTGCTTCTTCTAATGTGGTTCCAAAAGGAAGTTCTATTTCTATAGACAGGGAACCTTCATCCTCTTTAGGGAAGAATTCTCCACCTACCATTCCAACTAGGAAAAGAGAACCTACTAATATAATAACACCAGATACTACTATGGTTTTTCTATGATTTAGGGCAAAATTCAATACTTTGTTATAAATTTTTAATAGTTTATCTATTATCTTAGTAAAAAGATCTAATAAATGGCCTATAGATATACCAGTATGTTTCCTTTTCTTCACTTCTCCAACCTTTAATATTTTAGAGCTAAGCATTGGTACTACTGTTAGTGATATTGCTAAGGATGCTAAAAGTGAAAAAGTTACAGTAAAAGATAATTGTTTAAATAATATGGAAGTAAAGCCTTTTACAAATACTATTGGTAGAAAAACTGCTATGGTAGTAGCTGTGGAAGCAAATACTGCCATGGCAACTTCCTTAGCACCTACAATGGCTGAATCTACCCTAGAAAGACCTTCCTCTCTCTTTCGATAAATACTTTCTAGTACAACAATTGAGTTATCCACCAGCATACCTATACCTAGAGCTAAACCACCTAATGAAATTAAGTTTATACTCAAATCTCCAAAATACATTAAAGCAAAGGTAGATATGATAGATACGGGTATGGATATGCCTATTACGAAAGTAGATCGTAGATTTCTTAAGAATAAAAATAGTACTATTACAGCTAAAAATCCACCTGCTAGAGCTGTCTTAGATACATTTTCTATGGATTTATTAATAAATTCCGACTGGTCCATTCCGACTGTAATGTTTAAATTAGGATAAGTATTTCGTACATTTGATACGGTTTGTAATACTTTCTTTGCAACCTGTACTGTATTTGCGGTAGATTGTTTTTTTATACTGACTCCTATGGATGTCTTATTGTTTACTCTTGTTATACTTTCCTTATCTTTATATCCTAAGTTTATATAGGCTATATCAGAAAGTAATATATTTTCTCCATTTTTTAATATAATAGGAATATCCCTTATATTATCTACAGATTGAAATTCTCCTGTAGTTCTTGCGATAAGTTCCTTTTCACCTTTTTTTACCTTACCACCAGGCAAGTTTAAATTTTCAGCCATCAATATATTTCTTATGTCATTTAAGGTTAATCCAAAACCTGATAACTTTTCTTGATCTATTATTATTTTTATTTCCTTTTCGACTTTTCCGCTTAAATCAACAGAAGCTACCCCATCTATTCTTTCAAAGTGTGATACGATTTCATCTTCAACGAGGGTTTGAAGCTTGCTGATTTCCATATCTGCATTAATTCCCATTTCAATAATTGGTTGAGAGTTTGGATCGATCTTTAATACTAAAGGAGTAGATGCCTCGTCTGGTAGGGCGCCCTTTATTAAATCAACCTTTTCTCTCATCTCAAGAGCCGCCATATCCATATCTGTGTTATATTCAAACTCAGCCACTACTAAGGAATTTCCTTCCTTTGTATAGGAGGATACTTCTTTTAAGTTGCTTACAGTAGCTACAGACTGTTCTACAGGCTTAGTAATTAATGTTTCTATTTCTTCTGGCCCAACACCTTGATAATCTATGGATACTATGGCAACGGGAATCTCCATATCCGGATATAAGTCTACAGGAAGCATTGTCAAAGAAACGCTACCTAATAAGATGGCTATAAACATGAACATTAGTGTGGTAACAGGTCTTTTAACACTTATTTTAGATAAATTCATAAAACCCCACCCCTATTTAATAACTTTCACTTGATTTCCATCTTCTAGATAGTTTTGCCCTTTAATAACTACTTCTTCATTTTCGCTAAGACCATTAAGAACCTCAACTAAAGTACCATTATCTAATCCAACCTCTATATTTTTCATATAAGCTGTACTATCCTTAATTACAAATACCACAGGTTCTCCATCTTTTATAACTACAGCTTGAGATGGAATGGTTAAAATATTTTCTTTTTTATCAGAAGATACAACTATTTCTGCAAACATACCTGGTTTTACTAATGAATCCTTGTTTTCTATTGTAATCTGAATAGGATAAGTTAAATTATCCTTGCTTGGAGCAGGTGATATGGCATTTATAGTTCCTTTAAAGGGTTTAGTATCTACTGATTTAATGAATACGTCAACTAAATCTCCCTTATGTAGCTTGTTAACTAAATATCCTGACACGGAAGTTTCTACTTTAACAGGATCTATATTTGATATGGAAACTACAGGTACGGAAGGAGATATACTTTCACCCTTACTAACATTAACAGCCGTAATAAAACCTGATATGGGAGCTGTAATGTTAGAATCTGAATAAGAATTTTGGACTTTTGTTAAAGTAGCTTGGCTTTGAAGAAGTTTAGCCTTAGCTAGTTCTAAATTTGTATCAGAGGCTTCTAGTTCAGCCTGCTCTAATTCCCTCTTAGACAGGGCACCTTGAGAATACAATTCTTCCATACGTCTATAATTAGCTTTGGCCACCTTTATTTTTTCTAAGGTGTTGTTATAACTAGCTAAAGCCATACTATAGGAAGCTTGAGCTTCTTCTAAGGATGTTTTAAAATCTGTTTTCTCTAAAGAAATTAATATATTTCCTTCTTTTACAAAATCCCCAATTTCCACATTTACATTTTGTACTGTGCCACTTACTTTAGATGAAATATCCGCTTCGTCTATGGCACTGATTTTTCCCGATAAAGCTGTTTGCAATGTGAAACTATTGAGAGCTGCCAAACTGGTCTCCACATTAATTGGAGCCTCAGATGTGGCATTTGCGGTTTTTTCCTTAGAACAACCTACCATTGAGAGGGAGAGGATAAAAACCATAATTAAAATTAAATACCTTTTCTTCATAAAATACCCCCATTTCTAAAACTGACCAGCTGGTCAGAAATGCTTACATAAATATTATATATTTCTAAATCCTCTATAGCAAGAAAATAATATAGTTTAAGCTGTACTATTTTAAGGTATTATTAAATAGAGGTGATTGTTAATGATAATAGGAAGTTGCCATATGGAACTTTTCATATATGAAGTAAATTCATTGAAAGAAAAAAGACAAATACTAAAGAGTATAATAGGAAGGGTTCAATCAAGATTTAATGTGTCTATAGGAGAAGTTGGTTTAAATGATGTATGGAGAAGGGCAGAAGTAGGAGTAGCTTGTGTTAGTACTAATACAAAGCATGCTCTACAGATGATAGATAAAATAGTTGAGTTTATACAAAGAGATGGGAGAATAGAAATTATTAGTTGTAATAAGGAAATACTATAGATATATCTAAAGAAAGGACGATAATATAATGAAGAAAAAATTATCTAAAAAAGATATAAACGTTGTCTTAAATAAACTAGAAAAATTATATCCCCATGCAGAATGTGAACTTGCTTATAATTCACCCTTTGAACTATTAATATCCACTATACTTGCTGCTCAATGTACAGATGTGAGGGTTAATAAGGTTACTAGTGAATTGTATAAGGAATATAATACTCCTGAGAAAATATTAGAATTAAGTCAAGAAGAACTTGAAAATAAAATAAGAAGTTGTGGATTTTATTCCACAAAGTCTAAAAATATATTGGCAACATGCAAGATATTAATAGAAAACTATGATGGAGTAGTGCCTGATACGAGGGAAGAGCTTATGAAGTTGCCAGGAGTGGGAAGAAAAACTGCCAATGTGGTAATCAGTAATGCTTATGGTAAACCAGCCATGGCAGTAGATACCCATGTGTTTAGAGTATCTAATAGAATAGGTCTAGTTAATGGGAAAAATGTAGATGAGACAGAACAGCAGCTTATGAAAAATATACCTAAAAATCTTTGGACAGATACCCATCATAGAATAATTTTTTTAGGACGAAGAATATGTAAAGCTAGAAAACCCATATGTGAGGAATGTCCTATAAATGAAGAGTGTCTTTACTATAAAGGAAAAGTTATGTGATTATGTATCTTCGTAAGGTTAGTCGTTAATCGTCATTCGTATTTGGTTTTAACGAATAACGATTAACGTCTAACCAGTGATCTAAATTCAATAAACTCTGGATACTTGCAAGGGAATATGAATGAAAAATTTTTAGAAGGTGGAGCATCAGAACATCCTATGCTGCAAACAATTGTGAACCTTCTACCCTAATTATAAGATTTACACTATTTAGTCTGATAGTGACTTACCTTATAAAATATTTTTTATTTATATGACCGAAGTAAGTTTATATACATTTTGTTTGGAAGTAGTGTATCTATATATAATTTTATTTGACAAAATTAAACAAATTTTCCTTTTAAAATATTGTCTGTACGATGCCTATTAGCAAAAAGAAAGAAGGAAATTGTAAGATTATGAAGAATATATCTTAAGTATATTTAGCGATTGAGGTGTATGAGTAATGGTAGAAGCAGTTAAAGGAAATATAAATCCCCACGAAGTGGTCTTTGCATTAGATATAGGGACTAAGAGTGTAGTAGGTATTGTAGGGCGAAAGACAGATGAGGAATTTGAAATAATAGATTATGATATATTAAAACACCCATCAAGGGCCATGTATGATGGTCAAATCCATGATGTAGAAAAGGTGGCAAAAACTTGTGAGAAAGTAAAGGGAAACCTTGAAGAGAGATTAGGGTTTAAATTAAAATATGTATCCATAGCTGCAGCTGGTAGAGCCTTAAAAACTTATAAGGTTAAGGTGGAAAAGGAAATAGATTTTCTAGCTAAAATAGATAAATCAATTGTAGGATCAATGGAAATTGAAGGTGTGCAAAGGGCACAAGAAACTTTAGATTCTGAAAATAAAGATAAGTCATTGAAGTATTATTGTGTAGGGCATACAGTTGTAAACTATTATTTAGATGATAATATAATGACATCCTTAATTGATCACAAGGGAAATAAAATAAGTGCTGAAATAATAGCTACTTTCTTACCGTATGTAGTTGTAGATAGTTTATATACGGTAATGAATAAAATAGATCTTGAAGTTAAAAGTCTAACCCTAGAGCCTATAGCTGCCATGAATGCAGCCATACCAGAAAAATTGAGATTATTAAACATTGCCTTAGTAGATATAGGTGCTGGCACATCAGATATTGCCCTTACTAAAGATGGAAATGTGGTAGCCTATGCCATGGCTTCTGTGGCAGGAGATGAAATAACAGAAATCTTAGCTAAGGAATTTTTACTAGATTTTAATATGGCAGAAGAACTAAAAATCCAATTAAATAAAAAGAATATGCATACATTTTTGGATATAGTTGGTATTGAATATACTTTAACTACAGAAGAAATACTAGAACGAATAAAAGGCAGTATAGAAAATTTAGCAGATAATATTGCTGAGAATATATTAAAGTACAATAAGAAAGCTCCTAGTGCAGTGTTTTGCATAGGTGGAGGAAGTCAAATCCCCTTATTAACAGAGTTTTTAGCACAAAAATTAGATATAAGACCTGAGAGGGTAGTTGTTAGAGGAACTGAAATTCTTCATAATGTGAAAGTCAATTATGAGGAATTAGGAGGACCAGAGTTTATAACACCAATAGGTATAGGAACTATAGGACACAGTATTCAAAAGGACTTAATTAAGATAACTTTTAATAACAACCTATTTGAAATGTTTAAGACTAAAACTATGAAAGTATCAGATGTACTTATAAAAGCAGGTTTTTCTCCAAACAAGCTAATAAGCAAGAGGGGAAAATCTATGGAAGTATTTTTGGGTGACGAAAAGCATATTATAAGTGGTCAGATTGGAGAAAGTGCTAAAATTTATTTAAACGGTGAAGAGGTAGGCATAGACGCAGCCGTATCAGATAAAGATACTCTTGTAGTAAAAGAAGCTTTACCAGGGAAAGATGGTACTAGCACCTTAATGGATTTTATTCATAAACTAGAGGTAGATGGTGAGAAAATAAAAGGCATTAGAGTAAATAATGAAAAATGTGAATTATCCTATGTGCTGGGGAATAAAGACAGAATAAATATAGAGTTCTTTGAGGATTCCATCATAAAAGAACCTATTCAAAGGGATAAGGGAAGTTCTCTTAAAAAAAAAATTACAAAAGTATATGTGAATAATGAGGAAATACATATAAAAAAAGAGAAAAGTCCCATCTTTATAGATATATTTGATTATATAGATTTTGATAGAAGCAGAGTAAAGGGAAAATTAATAATGAAAGTAAATGATGAAAAAGGAAGTTTTACAGATGTGCTAAATGAAAATGATCATATAGAAATATATTGGGAATAATATGGTGAAATTTGTTTTCAAAAGAAAAAGGAGAGAATAGAATTCTCTCCTAAATTAAAGGGGGAAAATAGTTTTTGGACTGTTTGTCCAATACATTATATGTATGTACTAGGAATGTGTTACTGTTTTTACTTGTGATGTTAAATATAATTGGACGTCATATATTGAGAAAAGGGTGGGATTATTTAAGGAATTAGTAATATAATAA
This is a stretch of genomic DNA from Anaeromicrobium sediminis. It encodes these proteins:
- a CDS encoding cell division protein FtsA, with amino-acid sequence MVEAVKGNINPHEVVFALDIGTKSVVGIVGRKTDEEFEIIDYDILKHPSRAMYDGQIHDVEKVAKTCEKVKGNLEERLGFKLKYVSIAAAGRALKTYKVKVEKEIDFLAKIDKSIVGSMEIEGVQRAQETLDSENKDKSLKYYCVGHTVVNYYLDDNIMTSLIDHKGNKISAEIIATFLPYVVVDSLYTVMNKIDLEVKSLTLEPIAAMNAAIPEKLRLLNIALVDIGAGTSDIALTKDGNVVAYAMASVAGDEITEILAKEFLLDFNMAEELKIQLNKKNMHTFLDIVGIEYTLTTEEILERIKGSIENLADNIAENILKYNKKAPSAVFCIGGGSQIPLLTEFLAQKLDIRPERVVVRGTEILHNVKVNYEELGGPEFITPIGIGTIGHSIQKDLIKITFNNNLFEMFKTKTMKVSDVLIKAGFSPNKLISKRGKSMEVFLGDEKHIISGQIGESAKIYLNGEEVGIDAAVSDKDTLVVKEALPGKDGTSTLMDFIHKLEVDGEKIKGIRVNNEKCELSYVLGNKDRINIEFFEDSIIKEPIQRDKGSSLKKKITKVYVNNEEIHIKKEKSPIFIDIFDYIDFDRSRVKGKLIMKVNDEKGSFTDVLNENDHIEIYWE